The genomic segment TAGTGCTGCTGATTGCAGTACTGATAATTACCTACTGGCCTGATTTAAGCCTGGTTTTTATAAAAGGTCAGTAATCGAATATGAAGAAAGATTTTGCCATAAAACAAAGTAAAATTGAAACAATATGCAGGCAGGATAAGATTATTGAAAGCATAATCCTTGATTTTGACGGTACATTTATCAAAGAGCATATTTTAATTATATGGGTATTGTTTTTATTGTTAAAATCCAGGTTGAGCATAAATCAGAAAATTTTCTTTTTTTTTAACAGTTTTTTCAGGGGCATAGCTTCAATGATTTTTTCCTCTTGCAGTTTGACCTCAGAATGGGCAGTGCAGTTTGCATATAAAACATTCAGGGGCATTGACATAAATACTGTTAATTATATGCTGAATTATAGAAAAGGAAAAAAAACTTATGCTGTTAATCTTAATACTGCAATAACAGATATTCTTGCATTATTGCTGCGCAATATCCGGGCTGTTCCTGAAATCAGTATCTATTCACAAGGCTCTTTTACTTATGTAATCCGTGCATTTCTCCAGCGCCAGGATGTTAAAGCCTGTCTGGAAAATATGGGAATTGGCATTAATTCAATTGTGATTAATGCCAATGAACTTGAAACAGATGATGATGGAAGATTTACAGGAAACCTGTCAGGAAAGATTCAGACAAAATTCAACAGGATTCATAATATGGATAAATCCGCTGTTTTTATAGGAGACAGCAAGGATGAAGCTGTAATAAAAAAAATGGGATTACAGGCAGTCAAATTCATCAACTGGAAAAAACTGTCTATTTATTAAACTTATTGTTCTGGCAAAGAATAAGAAAGTTTTGTATTATTAATTTTGACATAGTTCTTGATTATAGTATTGTAAACTATATCAATCTTTTCAACACTAGCAAGTTTCATGAGTTTTGCATTTATTGTGTTGCGAAGTGTTTTTACTGCCCGAGGTTTTGATTTTTTTCTGGATATCAAATCGTCTAATACAATTTTAACAAGTGAATCAATGTCTTGAGTATTTGAAGGAAGTTTTGCAGCGGCCTTTTGTTTATTAACAATTGGTTGTGCTGTTATAAGTTTTTCTGGAGAAAAACATGGCATTTCTTCTATTGAAATAGAACGATTTGTGAATATTTTTTTGGATTTTAAATGTTGGATTAATGAATCAAATCCAGTATCTTTTGAAATTATATGAAAATAGCCATTAGGGTCATTTGCTGATATGACTCCAATATAATATGCGATATGAAAATCAAGAGCATTATTCCCTTGTGTTGCAAAAGTAATATACACAGCTCTTTCTCCTAATTGCTGCATGGCTATGACTAAATCAACTGGTAACTTAGTATTATTTGGACCAAGAAAAACATAGACACGAAAGTTTTCACCCATGAGTAAGTCCAAAGATTTAACCTGTATATTTTCATAGTCTATAAAAACGTAATTTGTTCTCAAAACTTATCCTCTATATTAATATTTGAACAGAGAACAGACACTCCCAGGCTGTCCCCATTTTTTTATTTTTAGATAATTGTCTGTCAATAACAGTTTTCAGCTTTGTTTAATCTTCTTCCATACCGGTTATATGGGGCTTAATATCAAGTACAGGGGTGTCATTTATCATATCAAGACCTTTGACATGGATTGTTGTATCTTTTATATCCAGAACATCCAGAACTGAAAGCCCTATTGGATTGGGTCTGACCGGGGAACATATGCTGAAAACTCCTTTTATTTCCTTATGGTGGGGAGGCTTCCTGCGGAGAAAGTTTGAATCAAAGGGCTGGCTTTTGTGAAAATGGAAAAGCACTACAATCTTTGTTCCAGGTTTTATATCCTTCAAGCCTTCCCTGTACTGCCCGTCAATTATCAATTCACCTTCAACATCTGAAACAGTCCAGTGTCTCGGCATTTTATCAATACTGGTTTTAACATATCCTATAGGTTTAAATTCTATAGTCATTTAAATT from the Desulfonema limicola genome contains:
- a CDS encoding PIN domain-containing protein, coding for MRTNYVFIDYENIQVKSLDLLMGENFRVYVFLGPNNTKLPVDLVIAMQQLGERAVYITFATQGNNALDFHIAYYIGVISANDPNGYFHIISKDTGFDSLIQHLKSKKIFTNRSISIEEMPCFSPEKLITAQPIVNKQKAAAKLPSNTQDIDSLVKIVLDDLISRKKSKPRAVKTLRNTINAKLMKLASVEKIDIVYNTIIKNYVKINNTKLSYSLPEQ
- the tsaA gene encoding tRNA (N6-threonylcarbamoyladenosine(37)-N6)-methyltransferase TrmO; protein product: MTIEFKPIGYVKTSIDKMPRHWTVSDVEGELIIDGQYREGLKDIKPGTKIVVLFHFHKSQPFDSNFLRRKPPHHKEIKGVFSICSPVRPNPIGLSVLDVLDIKDTTIHVKGLDMINDTPVLDIKPHITGMEED